Proteins from a single region of Paenibacillus sp. BIHB 4019:
- the sucD gene encoding succinate--CoA ligase subunit alpha, producing MSILVNKDTKVITQGITGATGLFHAKGALDYGTQMVGGVTPGKGGTNVDITLENGSTVSLPVFNTVEQAVKATGATASVIYVPPAFAADSILEAVDAGLELVICITEGIPVLDMVKVKRYMEGSKSILIGPNCPGVITPDECKIGIMPGYIHTKGHVGVVSRSGTLTYEAVHQLTTRGIGQSSAVGIGGDPVKGSEFIDILSRFNDDPDTYAVIMIGEIGGTAEEEAAEWVKANMKKPVVGFIGGATAPPGKRMGHAGAIISGGKGTAAEKIATLEACGIKVAPTPSDMGSTLVSVLEEQGLLEKCTTVAK from the coding sequence ATGAGCATTTTGGTAAACAAAGATACAAAAGTGATTACGCAAGGGATTACGGGCGCAACTGGCTTGTTTCACGCGAAAGGCGCACTCGATTACGGTACGCAAATGGTAGGCGGAGTAACGCCGGGTAAAGGCGGAACTAACGTCGATATCACTCTTGAAAACGGTTCAACGGTATCGCTTCCAGTGTTTAACACTGTTGAGCAGGCAGTAAAAGCGACTGGCGCTACAGCTTCGGTTATTTATGTGCCGCCAGCATTTGCAGCTGATTCTATTCTAGAAGCCGTTGACGCTGGACTTGAACTTGTTATCTGTATTACGGAAGGTATTCCGGTACTGGACATGGTCAAAGTTAAGCGTTATATGGAAGGCAGCAAATCGATTTTGATCGGGCCTAACTGCCCAGGTGTTATTACACCAGACGAATGTAAAATCGGCATTATGCCAGGCTACATTCACACGAAAGGCCATGTAGGCGTTGTGTCCCGCTCGGGAACATTGACTTACGAGGCGGTTCACCAGCTGACGACTCGCGGCATTGGGCAATCCTCTGCAGTCGGTATTGGCGGCGATCCAGTGAAAGGCTCCGAGTTTATCGACATTTTGAGCCGTTTCAATGATGACCCTGATACTTACGCGGTTATTATGATCGGTGAAATTGGCGGTACAGCAGAAGAAGAAGCGGCAGAATGGGTTAAAGCCAATATGAAAAAGCCGGTTGTAGGCTTTATCGGCGGCGCAACAGCGCCTCCAGGCAAACGTATGGGCCATGCTGGCGCGATCATTTCCGGAGGCAAAGGAACAGCAGCTGAAAAAATCGCTACGCTTGAAGCATGCGGAATTAAAGTAGCGCCTACTCCTTCGGATATGGGCTCCACGCTCGTATCGGTGCTTGAAGAGCAAGGCCTGTTGGAAAAATGCACAACTGTTGCAAAATAA
- the sucC gene encoding ADP-forming succinate--CoA ligase subunit beta, which translates to MNIHEYQGKALLKQYGVVVPEGKVAFTVDEAVAAAEELGTKVVVVKAQIHAGGRGKAGGVKVAKSLDEVRAYAGEILGKVLVTHQTGPEGKEVKRLLIEQGCDIKKEYYIGAVLDRGTGRVVIMASEEGGTEIEEVAEHSPEKIFKEIVDPAVGLQVFQARKLAYAINIPTPLVNKAVKFMISLYNAFVEKDCSIAEINPLVVTGDGEVMALDAKLNFDSNALYRHKDIVALRDLEEEDAKEIEASKYDLSYIALDGNIGCMVNGAGLAMATMDIIKYYGGDPANFLDVGGGATKEKVTEAFKIILSDENVKGIFVNIFGGIMRCDVIADGVIAAAKEIGLDRPLVVRLEGTNVELGKKMLNESGLNIVAADSMSDGAQKIVALVK; encoded by the coding sequence ATGAATATCCATGAGTATCAAGGCAAAGCGTTATTGAAACAGTATGGTGTAGTTGTGCCTGAGGGCAAAGTTGCGTTCACCGTTGATGAAGCGGTTGCAGCAGCAGAAGAGCTTGGTACGAAAGTTGTTGTTGTAAAAGCACAAATCCATGCGGGCGGCCGTGGTAAAGCTGGCGGTGTTAAAGTCGCAAAAAGCTTGGATGAAGTTCGCGCATATGCAGGAGAAATCCTTGGAAAAGTGCTCGTTACGCATCAAACTGGCCCAGAAGGCAAAGAAGTTAAGCGCCTTCTTATTGAGCAGGGCTGCGACATCAAGAAAGAATATTATATCGGTGCTGTTCTGGACCGTGGCACAGGCCGCGTCGTCATTATGGCTTCAGAGGAAGGCGGCACGGAAATTGAAGAAGTGGCCGAGCATTCCCCTGAGAAAATTTTCAAGGAAATCGTTGATCCAGCTGTAGGCTTGCAAGTTTTCCAAGCGCGTAAGCTTGCTTATGCTATCAACATTCCAACTCCGCTCGTTAACAAAGCTGTTAAATTCATGATTTCGTTGTACAACGCTTTCGTTGAGAAGGATTGTTCTATTGCCGAGATCAATCCGCTTGTCGTAACTGGCGATGGCGAAGTGATGGCACTGGATGCGAAGCTGAATTTTGACTCCAATGCACTATACCGTCATAAGGATATTGTCGCATTGCGCGATTTGGAAGAGGAAGATGCGAAAGAAATCGAAGCTTCCAAATACGATCTCAGCTACATTGCCCTTGATGGCAACATCGGCTGCATGGTTAATGGCGCAGGCCTTGCTATGGCGACAATGGACATTATCAAATATTATGGCGGCGACCCTGCGAACTTCCTGGACGTAGGCGGCGGTGCAACGAAAGAGAAAGTAACAGAAGCGTTCAAAATCATTTTGTCCGATGAAAATGTTAAAGGGATTTTCGTTAATATTTTTGGCGGCATTATGCGTTGTGACGTTATTGCGGATGGCGTTATTGCGGCCGCGAAGGAAATTGGCCTCGATCGTCCGCTTGTCGTAAGACTGGAAGGCACAAACGTTGAATTGGGTAAAAAAATGCTGAACGAGTCGGGACTGAACATCGTAGCAGCGGACTCTATGTCAGACGGCGCACAAAAAATTGTCGCTCTCGTGAAATAA
- a CDS encoding YifB family Mg chelatase-like AAA ATPase codes for MFSLMQSATVYGVEGKEIAVEVDIASGLPQIAVVGLPDPAVRESVERVRAAIKNSGFAFPMERITVNLAPADLRKEGTAFDLAIAAGILAASGQLNAALFHNTMMLGELSLNGSIRPVTGVLAMIEQAKKSGIRRVLLPLANAPEAAWIAGMELFAIKHLMDLRPQDREGLEAIRYTPSQQNGDKSYSGLLAEKKPMLAPHCGDYSDVIGQQLAKRALVIAAAGRHNVLFSGPPGTGKTMMIRRLPTILPPLTEQEAIEVTKIYSAAGKLSTGNQGLIAAAPFRAPHHTISAGGLVGGGSVPKPGEVTLAHHGVLYLDELPEFSRQTLEVLRQPLEDGIVTIARTSAVFHFPARMILAMSFNPCPCGFSGHETLDKRCTCTDAVIARYKSKLSGPLLDRIDIQLEVPQPIDLGSPISDISRNSLSSEAMRRLVEAARERQKARFAKLKIEGDASLSGSSLHRVMLIRQDAAELLGHALQMLPISMRAHDRIMRLSRTVADVEGSHYIEAEHVAEAIQYRKLNF; via the coding sequence ATGTTCAGCTTAATGCAGAGCGCGACCGTTTATGGCGTCGAAGGCAAAGAAATTGCTGTGGAGGTCGATATTGCAAGCGGCCTGCCGCAAATTGCGGTAGTCGGGCTGCCAGACCCCGCTGTACGGGAATCCGTCGAACGAGTACGGGCTGCGATTAAAAATAGCGGCTTCGCCTTTCCGATGGAGCGTATTACCGTCAACCTTGCCCCTGCCGATTTGCGCAAGGAAGGCACGGCGTTTGACCTTGCCATAGCTGCTGGCATTTTGGCGGCTAGCGGACAATTAAATGCGGCCCTCTTTCATAACACGATGATGCTGGGCGAGCTTTCGCTTAACGGATCTATTAGGCCGGTTACTGGCGTGCTTGCGATGATCGAACAGGCCAAAAAATCAGGCATCCGCCGCGTGCTGCTGCCGCTCGCCAATGCTCCAGAGGCTGCCTGGATAGCCGGTATGGAGCTTTTTGCGATCAAGCATTTAATGGATTTGCGTCCACAGGATCGCGAGGGGTTAGAGGCGATTCGCTACACTCCGTCCCAACAGAATGGCGACAAGAGCTATTCTGGGCTATTGGCTGAAAAAAAACCTATGCTTGCGCCCCACTGCGGCGACTACAGCGATGTTATCGGTCAGCAGTTGGCCAAGCGTGCGCTCGTTATTGCTGCGGCAGGTCGGCATAATGTGCTGTTTTCAGGCCCGCCGGGCACAGGAAAAACGATGATGATTCGCAGGCTGCCAACCATTCTCCCGCCTCTGACCGAACAGGAAGCGATTGAAGTGACCAAAATATACAGCGCTGCCGGCAAGCTGTCTACTGGCAATCAAGGACTGATTGCTGCTGCCCCTTTCCGCGCTCCTCATCATACGATTTCTGCAGGCGGGCTCGTAGGTGGCGGCTCTGTGCCAAAACCTGGCGAAGTGACACTCGCCCACCATGGCGTGCTGTATTTGGACGAGCTGCCTGAGTTTTCGCGGCAAACACTTGAAGTGCTGAGGCAGCCGTTGGAAGATGGAATTGTGACGATTGCGCGCACAAGCGCCGTCTTTCATTTTCCCGCGCGAATGATTTTGGCTATGTCATTTAATCCTTGTCCGTGCGGATTTTCGGGGCATGAGACATTAGATAAGCGCTGTACCTGCACAGACGCTGTAATCGCGCGCTATAAATCCAAGCTGTCCGGTCCGCTTCTCGATCGGATCGACATCCAGCTTGAGGTTCCGCAGCCCATTGACCTCGGCAGCCCAATATCGGATATTAGCCGCAACAGCCTGTCCTCTGAAGCGATGCGCCGCCTGGTCGAAGCAGCTCGGGAACGGCAGAAAGCACGTTTTGCAAAGCTGAAAATCGAGGGCGATGCAAGCTTATCCGGCTCATCCCTGCACCGGGTGATGCTGATTCGCCAGGATGCTGCGGAGCTGCTCGGTCACGCGCTGCAGATGCTTCCTATCAGCATGCGTGCCCATGACCGCATTATGCGCCTTTCGCGAACGGTAGCTGATGTTGAAGGCAGCCACTATATCGAGGCCGAGCATGTAGCAGAAGCTATCCAATATCGAAAGCTAAACTTTTAA
- a CDS encoding YraN family protein — translation MSNRSPEQPDLTSGKRADKRKWTGKLGEAAAEAYLLEAGYTIEERNWRCRSGELDLIVCGEDKLVFVEVRTRRSGGRFGTAAESVDWRKQKQVTETAQVYLKLTRQLERSIRFDVIAITLEHDDAIGELKHIIAAF, via the coding sequence ATGAGTAATAGAAGTCCAGAGCAGCCTGATCTAACTAGCGGCAAACGTGCTGACAAGCGCAAATGGACTGGAAAGCTTGGGGAAGCTGCTGCAGAAGCCTACTTGCTGGAAGCCGGCTATACGATTGAGGAGCGCAACTGGCGCTGCCGATCGGGCGAGCTGGATCTCATTGTGTGCGGGGAAGACAAGCTCGTATTTGTCGAGGTGCGCACACGCCGGTCAGGCGGGCGTTTCGGCACAGCCGCGGAGTCGGTTGACTGGCGCAAGCAAAAACAAGTGACGGAAACAGCGCAAGTTTACTTGAAGCTGACTCGACAGCTGGAACGGAGCATACGCTTTGATGTCATTGCTATTACGCTGGAGCACGATGATGCAATAGGTGAGCTGAAGCATATCATAGCGGCATTTTAG
- a CDS encoding EscU/YscU/HrcU family type III secretion system export apparatus switch protein produces the protein MSAEENKNNKPEPIRRAVALKYEPGVGTAPVVVAKGKGYLAEQLIEKAKENGIPMQEDASLVEVLSKLDIDQTIPPELYTLVAEILSFVYRSDRKARDLNE, from the coding sequence ATGAGCGCAGAAGAAAACAAGAACAACAAACCTGAACCGATACGGCGGGCAGTTGCGCTCAAATACGAGCCGGGCGTCGGAACGGCGCCTGTCGTCGTTGCGAAAGGCAAAGGTTATTTAGCGGAGCAGCTAATAGAAAAGGCGAAGGAAAACGGCATACCGATGCAGGAGGATGCTTCGCTTGTAGAAGTGCTGTCCAAGCTTGATATCGATCAGACGATTCCACCGGAGCTCTATACGCTGGTAGCAGAAATACTCAGCTTTGTATATCGCTCGGATCGTAAGGCGAGGGATTTGAATGAGTAA
- a CDS encoding ribonuclease HII, with protein MLEYERKLWSEGCQAIAGVDEVGRGCLFGDVVAAAVILPPDLVIEGVNDSKKLSEKKRDQLYDIIIEKCIAWSVTRVDAAEIDRINIKQAARLAMKLSIESLAIEPDYLLIDAEKVDVPKPQLAIIKGDANSQTIAAASILAKVTRDRLCADEWEQLYPEYGIAVHKGYPTKLHRERLLEYGASPLHRKTFLGKIFAEQQQLF; from the coding sequence ATGCTGGAGTATGAACGTAAGCTGTGGAGTGAAGGCTGCCAGGCAATTGCTGGTGTGGATGAGGTTGGCCGGGGCTGCCTGTTCGGCGATGTCGTCGCTGCTGCTGTCATTTTGCCGCCTGATCTGGTCATTGAAGGGGTAAATGATTCCAAGAAGCTCTCGGAGAAAAAGCGGGATCAGCTTTATGATATCATTATCGAAAAGTGTATCGCGTGGTCGGTTACCCGTGTAGACGCTGCTGAAATTGACCGCATTAATATTAAGCAGGCTGCTAGGCTTGCGATGAAGCTTTCAATCGAATCATTGGCAATAGAGCCTGATTATTTGCTCATTGATGCGGAGAAAGTGGATGTGCCAAAGCCGCAGCTTGCGATCATCAAAGGGGATGCCAACAGCCAGACGATTGCTGCGGCATCGATTTTGGCCAAAGTAACGCGTGATCGTTTATGTGCGGATGAATGGGAGCAGCTGTACCCAGAATACGGCATAGCTGTACATAAGGGCTACCCGACGAAGCTGCATCGCGAGCGTTTGCTAGAGTATGGGGCGAGCCCGCTGCATCGCAAAACCTTTCTTGGGAAAATATTTGCAGAGCAGCAGCAATTATTTTAA
- the ylqF gene encoding ribosome biogenesis GTPase YlqF gives MTIQWFPGHMTRAKRQIQDKLKLIDVTIELLDARIPMSSRNPIVDEILGGKPRLIVLNKSDLADAKVTEQWITYFKGEGHECIAVDSSTGTRVNEVPVKAKELLQEKIDRQIAKGINPRAVRGLIVGIPNVGKSTLINRLAGRNIALTGDRPGVTKGQQWIKAGKDMELLDTPGILWPKFEDELVGYRLAMTGAIREQVLNIEDIAFFALKELVDRYWGSVKERFELTIEQPDTNESDEIVKVMEEIGRKRGCLQSGARVDLEKVSGIILRELRAGKFGHISLEAPWKQNS, from the coding sequence TTGACGATTCAATGGTTCCCCGGTCATATGACGCGGGCGAAACGACAAATACAGGACAAGCTCAAGCTGATTGATGTAACGATCGAGCTGCTTGATGCGCGTATTCCAATGTCCAGCCGCAACCCGATTGTCGATGAAATTTTGGGCGGCAAGCCGCGGCTGATCGTGCTCAACAAGTCTGACCTAGCAGATGCTAAGGTGACGGAGCAATGGATTACTTATTTTAAAGGAGAAGGCCATGAATGTATTGCGGTCGATTCTTCTACAGGAACGCGGGTAAACGAGGTTCCGGTGAAAGCAAAAGAACTGCTGCAGGAAAAAATTGACCGTCAGATCGCAAAAGGGATTAATCCAAGAGCGGTGCGCGGTCTTATAGTCGGCATTCCGAATGTGGGGAAATCAACGCTAATCAACCGTCTGGCGGGTCGCAATATTGCGCTTACTGGCGATCGTCCAGGCGTAACAAAAGGCCAGCAGTGGATAAAAGCTGGCAAGGATATGGAGCTGCTTGATACGCCGGGCATTTTGTGGCCAAAGTTTGAGGATGAGCTTGTCGGCTATCGCCTTGCGATGACAGGTGCGATTCGCGAGCAGGTTTTGAACATTGAGGATATTGCGTTTTTTGCTTTGAAGGAATTGGTTGACCGTTACTGGGGCAGTGTGAAAGAGCGCTTCGAATTAACGATCGAGCAGCCGGATACGAATGAGTCTGATGAAATCGTCAAGGTGATGGAGGAAATCGGACGCAAGCGTGGTTGTTTGCAGAGCGGAGCGCGTGTTGACCTGGAGAAGGTTTCGGGCATTATTTTGCGGGAGCTGCGTGCGGGCAAGTTCGGCCATATTTCGCTTGAAGCACCGTGGAAGCAAAATAGCTAG
- the lepB gene encoding signal peptidase I, giving the protein MDQQSRNDENVTEITSDSAETATPSAESDKAAPSQKAKAMKETVEWIKALAIAVVLVVIIRSFLFAPFMVEGESMHPNFETGERLIVNKILYKFREPDRGEVVVFHVPEQGRDFIKRVIGLPGDTIRVQGDDVFINDVKLEEPYIADAIKLAQANGQLYNTESDFPNERITEATVPEDTIFAMGDNRSNSQDSRALGYISDKELVGRAEVIFWPLNKLSFIKH; this is encoded by the coding sequence ATGGACCAGCAATCACGTAATGATGAAAATGTAACTGAAATCACATCAGATAGCGCCGAAACGGCTACTCCATCTGCTGAGTCTGACAAAGCAGCGCCTAGCCAAAAAGCAAAAGCGATGAAAGAAACGGTAGAGTGGATCAAAGCGCTTGCTATAGCAGTCGTATTGGTCGTCATTATCCGCAGTTTTCTGTTTGCGCCGTTTATGGTTGAAGGTGAATCCATGCATCCAAACTTTGAAACAGGCGAGCGTCTCATTGTGAATAAAATTTTGTACAAATTCCGTGAGCCTGACAGAGGCGAGGTTGTCGTGTTCCATGTGCCGGAACAAGGCAGAGATTTTATTAAACGCGTCATTGGACTGCCAGGAGATACGATCAGGGTTCAAGGCGATGACGTCTTCATTAATGATGTGAAATTGGAAGAGCCATACATTGCGGATGCCATTAAACTGGCTCAGGCAAATGGTCAGCTTTATAATACAGAATCAGATTTTCCTAATGAGCGAATAACGGAAGCGACTGTGCCGGAGGATACGATTTTCGCAATGGGCGACAATCGCAGCAACAGCCAGGACAGCCGTGCCCTTGGTTATATTTCGGATAAAGAGCTTGTAGGACGGGCGGAAGTTATTTTCTGGCCGCTGAACAAGCTGAGCTTTATTAAGCATTAA
- the rplS gene encoding 50S ribosomal protein L19, translating to MNLVQAITQEQLRKDLPNFRPGDTLKVYVKVIEGSRERIQLFEGVVIKRRGGGISETFTVRKISYGVGVERTYPLNSPKIDRIDVARRGKVRRAKLYYLRNLRGKAARIKEIR from the coding sequence ATGAATCTCGTACAAGCGATTACGCAAGAGCAGCTTCGCAAAGACCTTCCTAACTTTCGTCCCGGTGACACGTTGAAAGTATACGTTAAAGTTATCGAGGGATCCCGCGAGCGGATCCAGCTATTTGAAGGCGTTGTAATCAAACGTCGTGGCGGCGGTATTAGCGAAACTTTTACAGTACGTAAAATTTCCTACGGTGTTGGCGTCGAAAGAACTTACCCGTTGAACTCGCCTAAAATCGATCGTATCGATGTGGCACGTCGTGGTAAAGTACGTCGCGCTAAACTGTACTACCTACGTAACCTTCGTGGTAAAGCAGCTAGAATTAAAGAAATTCGTTAA
- the trmD gene encoding tRNA (guanosine(37)-N1)-methyltransferase TrmD translates to MRVDVLTLFPEMFDGVFGASILGKAQEKGIVALNAINFRAYSGNKHNTVDDYPYGGGGGMVLKAEPVFSAVEHLMEQVGTGSRPRVILMCPQGETFTQQKAEELAKEEHLIMICGHYEGYDERIREHLVTDELSIGDYVLTGGELPAMVVIDSVARLLPGVLGNETSAVTDSYSTGLLEHPHYTRPAVFRDMEVPEVLISGHHSRIETWRREQSLLRTRSRRPDLLEKAELTAKERKWLASLDKQQS, encoded by the coding sequence GTGAGAGTAGATGTGCTTACGCTCTTCCCTGAAATGTTTGATGGCGTGTTCGGGGCCAGTATTCTTGGCAAGGCACAGGAAAAAGGCATCGTAGCACTGAATGCCATTAATTTTCGCGCTTACTCCGGCAATAAGCATAATACGGTAGACGACTATCCGTATGGCGGAGGAGGAGGCATGGTGCTTAAAGCAGAGCCTGTATTTTCGGCTGTTGAGCACTTGATGGAGCAGGTCGGAACAGGGTCCCGTCCGCGTGTTATTTTAATGTGTCCACAAGGGGAAACCTTCACCCAGCAGAAGGCAGAGGAGCTGGCGAAGGAAGAGCATCTGATCATGATTTGCGGTCATTACGAGGGTTATGACGAGCGTATACGCGAGCATTTAGTAACGGATGAGCTTTCGATTGGGGACTATGTGCTGACAGGCGGGGAGCTTCCTGCGATGGTTGTTATCGACAGCGTAGCACGCCTGCTTCCTGGCGTCCTAGGCAATGAAACTTCGGCAGTAACCGATTCATACAGCACAGGCTTGCTGGAGCATCCGCACTATACAAGGCCCGCTGTATTTCGTGATATGGAGGTGCCGGAGGTGCTTATTTCCGGCCACCATAGCCGCATCGAGACATGGCGCCGCGAGCAATCGCTGCTTCGCACACGGAGCAGGCGCCCTGACCTGCTGGAGAAGGCTGAATTGACCGCCAAGGAGCGTAAATGGCTTGCTTCTTTGGACAAACAGCAGTCTTAA
- the rimM gene encoding ribosome maturation factor RimM (Essential for efficient processing of 16S rRNA) — MSGKWFTVGKIVNTHGLRGELKVLSQTDFGDLRFAVGNKLVMIHEEHGTKQEVEIAGSREHKGNYIIKLKGYNDINEVEKYKGWLLKVAEEQLGKLDEGEYYFHEIIGCRVVTDEGEELGTISEILRPGANDVWVVDRPKGKGSQVLIPVIDEVLLNVDIATKTVTVHLMEGLI; from the coding sequence ATGAGCGGCAAATGGTTTACAGTTGGTAAAATCGTTAATACACATGGTTTGCGCGGCGAGTTGAAGGTGCTGTCCCAGACCGATTTTGGAGATCTGCGTTTTGCAGTAGGTAATAAGCTCGTTATGATTCATGAGGAGCATGGCACGAAGCAGGAAGTAGAGATTGCGGGCTCCCGTGAGCATAAGGGCAATTATATTATTAAGCTTAAGGGATATAATGATATTAATGAAGTGGAGAAGTACAAGGGCTGGCTGCTGAAGGTAGCAGAGGAGCAGCTTGGGAAGCTGGATGAAGGGGAATATTATTTCCATGAAATTATCGGCTGTCGCGTCGTAACAGACGAGGGCGAGGAACTGGGCACTATTTCTGAAATTTTGCGGCCAGGTGCTAATGATGTGTGGGTTGTGGACCGTCCTAAAGGAAAAGGAAGCCAAGTGCTTATTCCCGTTATCGATGAAGTACTGCTGAACGTAGACATTGCGACGAAGACGGTAACCGTTCATCTAATGGAAGGGTTGATTTAG
- a CDS encoding KH domain-containing protein gives MKELILVIAKALVDHPEDVNVKERDDDRGIVYELSVHAEDVGKIIGKQGRIAKAMRTVVTSAAVKSEKRVIVDIIS, from the coding sequence ATGAAAGAATTGATTCTTGTCATAGCAAAGGCGTTAGTGGATCATCCGGAAGACGTAAACGTGAAGGAAAGAGACGATGACCGCGGCATCGTATATGAGCTGTCGGTTCATGCGGAGGATGTCGGTAAAATTATCGGCAAGCAAGGCCGCATCGCGAAAGCGATGCGTACGGTTGTAACCTCCGCGGCTGTCAAATCAGAGAAGCGGGTTATCGTGGACATCATATCGTAA
- the rpsP gene encoding 30S ribosomal protein S16, with translation MAVRIRLKRMGAHKAPFYRVVVSNSRSPRDGRFIEEIGTYNPVAQPAQVSINEEKALKWLQNGAQASDTARDLLSKAGVMKKFHELKQQK, from the coding sequence ATGGCAGTACGTATTCGTTTGAAACGTATGGGTGCTCACAAAGCCCCTTTTTATCGCGTAGTTGTTTCTAACTCCCGTTCGCCGCGCGACGGTCGCTTTATCGAGGAGATCGGTACTTATAACCCGGTTGCACAACCGGCTCAAGTATCCATCAACGAAGAAAAAGCTTTGAAATGGCTGCAAAACGGAGCGCAAGCTTCGGATACAGCTCGCGACTTGCTTTCCAAAGCAGGCGTAATGAAAAAGTTCCATGAGCTTAAGCAACAGAAATAA
- the ffh gene encoding signal recognition particle protein, whose translation MAAFESLSSRLQNVFSKLKGKGKVSDADVNEAMREVRLALLEADVNFKVVKDFIAKVKEQAIGQEVEKSFTPGMVIINIVNKELTELMGGTQSKLAKANKPPTVIMMVGLQGAGKTTTSGKLAKLLQKSNHKPLLVACDIYRPAAIKQLQVLGEQINAPVFSLGDQASPVEIAKQGLQHAKENHNDYVIIDTAGRLHIDETLMDELKQIHQLVKPDEVLLVVDSMTGQDAVNVAQSFHEQLELTGVVLTKLDGDTRGGAALSVKAVTGQPIKFAAMGEKIDSLEPFYPDRMASRILGMGDMLSLIEKAQMNIDADKAAEMERKMRTAEFTFDDFLEQMAQVRNLGPIDQLMDMLPGMGKVKGLKDMKIDEKQIGRIEAIVRSMTKEEKTKPEILNHSRRKRVAAGSGTSVAEVNRLIKQFDDMRKMMKQFSSMMGPKGLKGGKKGLKGMLGKGMKFPF comes from the coding sequence ATGGCGGCATTTGAAAGCTTGTCAAGCCGATTGCAAAACGTTTTTAGCAAGCTGAAGGGCAAAGGCAAAGTATCCGATGCTGATGTAAACGAGGCGATGCGTGAAGTGCGTCTTGCGCTGCTGGAGGCAGACGTTAACTTTAAAGTCGTCAAAGATTTTATCGCCAAAGTAAAGGAACAGGCTATTGGCCAGGAAGTGGAGAAAAGCTTTACTCCAGGCATGGTCATTATTAACATCGTTAATAAAGAACTGACCGAGCTGATGGGCGGTACGCAAAGCAAGCTGGCGAAAGCCAATAAACCGCCAACAGTTATTATGATGGTCGGCTTGCAGGGCGCAGGTAAAACAACGACATCCGGCAAGCTTGCCAAGCTTCTGCAGAAGAGCAATCATAAGCCTTTGCTTGTAGCCTGCGATATTTATCGTCCAGCTGCGATCAAACAGCTGCAAGTGCTCGGCGAGCAGATCAATGCTCCGGTGTTTTCGCTTGGCGATCAAGCTTCTCCGGTAGAAATTGCGAAGCAAGGCTTGCAGCATGCGAAAGAAAATCATAATGACTACGTCATTATTGATACAGCGGGACGGCTTCATATCGACGAAACGCTGATGGACGAGCTGAAGCAAATTCATCAGCTGGTTAAGCCCGATGAAGTGCTTCTCGTTGTTGACTCCATGACAGGTCAAGATGCAGTCAACGTAGCACAAAGCTTCCATGAGCAGCTTGAGCTGACCGGTGTTGTATTGACGAAGCTTGACGGCGACACCCGTGGTGGTGCGGCATTATCCGTTAAAGCTGTAACAGGCCAGCCAATCAAGTTTGCTGCTATGGGCGAGAAGATCGATTCGCTTGAACCGTTCTATCCAGACCGGATGGCGTCGCGAATTCTCGGCATGGGCGACATGCTTTCGCTTATCGAGAAAGCCCAAATGAACATTGATGCAGACAAAGCTGCCGAGATGGAGCGCAAGATGCGCACGGCCGAGTTTACATTTGATGATTTTCTGGAGCAAATGGCGCAGGTTCGCAATTTGGGGCCGATTGATCAGCTAATGGATATGCTTCCAGGAATGGGCAAGGTCAAAGGCCTTAAAGATATGAAAATCGATGAAAAGCAAATCGGCCGTATTGAGGCGATTGTGCGCTCGATGACGAAGGAAGAAAAGACGAAGCCGGAAATTCTCAACCACAGCCGCCGGAAACGGGTTGCTGCTGGCAGCGGAACGTCGGTTGCCGAAGTCAATCGACTGATCAAACAGTTCGATGACATGCGCAAAATGATGAAGCAGTTTTCGTCCATGATGGGGCCTAAAGGCCTTAAGGGCGGCAAGAAGGGCCTTAAAGGCATGCTGGGCAAAGGCATGAAGTTTCCGTTTTAA